CACGCCCAGCTCCAACAGAAACACATCGATGGGTTCCTGCAGCCAGGTGTGCAGGCGGTTCAGTCCGTCTTGCGTGGTATCGCCGCTGATGCCCGCGTTGACTACCCGAAATTTCCAGTCCAAGGCCTCAATCTTCTGCTGGATCAGGGCCGGGTACGCGTGGGTGGGGGCTACGCCGTATCCGGCCGTCAGGCTGTCGCCAAAACAAAGAATGGTTTTCATAATTCTCCTTTCCTATTTCTAAAAAGGAGAAAGTGTATATTTTATTATACAAAATAAACTTTATCTAGTGCACGAGCTTACATCCGTCGTTTTCCGAATAAGGCACGATGACTTCACAAAGAAAACAGCCGCACCGCTCGTGTCGTCGCGAAGCGTGAAGAAGAATCGGATCGAAAAGCCAGGACTTGGCTGGCCAGCCGGTTTGCTCTCAGTTTCCCATCAAAAAGGCCGGCCGTGGGTCATGCGGACCATGGGCTTGACGGCGAAGGGGAATAGGTTGAGGGCGCTGATGGCCGTTTCGGTGAGGCACTCGCGGCCCAGAATGCGTTGCAGGTAGCGCGAAAAGCGGATGCGCATCCCGAAATGCCGCCGCCACATGGTAGCGTGCTGGTGCTCCAACTGCATGCGGTTGATGCGGCCGTCCAGAAATTCCTGCAACGGTCCGCTGAGCAGGTAGGCTGACCGCAGGGCCATGCTCATGCCGTTGCCGCTGAGCGGCGCCACGAAACCGGCCGCATCGCCGATCATCATGATGTGGTTGTCGACCGCAGGTTTGCTGCCGATCCGCACCTGCGAAACGGTGACGGGCTCAGGAAAAAGGAAACGATTTTTGTGGAAGTATTCGCTCAGAAACGGGTTTTGCGCCAGCACATTTTCCTCCATCTTCCGAATGTTCCCCCGAAACTCGCGGAGGTTGTGGGCAGCCGTCAGGTAACACATGCAGCTTTTGCCCTCTTCGATGCGCGAAATGCCGCAATAGCCATCGCGGAAGCTGTGCAGCTCGATTAAGTCGGGGGGGATGTCGGCTTCCACGTGGTACTTCACGCCCACGTAATTGACTTCCGGGGCGTGGACCGTGGCCTGATACTGTCGCTTTAGTTTCCGGTCCAGGTTGGAGCGTTTGCCAAACGCACCGGCCACCACGCGTGCCCGAAAGGTACCCAGCCCGGTTTCGATGGTCAGGTAGTCTTCGACGTAGCTGACGTCGTCGACACGGCAACTTTCCAGCACCGTTACGCCGCGCGTCCGCGCCAGTTCGGCCAGCGCATGGTCCAGGCGATGGCGGCTGACACCAAAGCCTCCGAGGGGCAGTTCGCGGCTCAGCGTATTGCCACTGGCCGACGAGATGTTCAGGCGGGTAATGCGGGGCAACTCCCACGTATCGAGCGGCAGGCCCAGCCGTTTCAGAAAATCCCACGACTCCATCGAAACGTATTCGCCGCACACTTTGTGGAACGGGTACGTCTGTTTTTCGAAAACGATGGCGCGCGCGCCCTGGTCGGCCATCTGAATCGCGAGCGAAAGGCCCGCCAGCCCGCCCCCGATCACGGCGACATCGAACAGATTGTCGTGCGAAGCGTCACTCATGAAGGAACGATCACCAGGTAACGGAAGGCCCACTTCCAGCGAATGAAGTAGTGCTTAATGCCCGCGCGTTCCAGCAGCGACTTCAGTTCATCGTAACGGAATGAGCGTAATACCGACAGCGGTGCATCGTTGCGCACCAGCGACGAACCGCCCAGCATTCGCGTCAACGCTTTGATGCCGTAATACGCCAGCGGATGGCGGTGCAGGTCGTTGATGATGAAGCCCACACGGGCGTGCCGGTGCATGTATTGCAGCAGCTCGATGTTTTCTTCGTCGGTCAGGTGGTGGCAGAACAACGCACAGTGGATGATGTCCACTTCGGGGCCGTTGCTCAGGTAATTCCGGTAATCGGCCTGAACGGCTTTGATTTCGGGATACTCCTGGCAGTGTTGTTTCAGGAAGTGAATGGCATCGGAATTGATGTCGACGCCGGTCAGCCGGAAAAACAGCTTGCGGCGGCGTCCCCAGTCGGCCATGGCCCGGAGCGTATCGCCCCCGCCACACCCCAGGTCGGCAATGTGGTAGCGCCTGCGCCCCGGCTGGATGAG
The sequence above is a segment of the Catalinimonas alkaloidigena genome. Coding sequences within it:
- a CDS encoding NAD(P)/FAD-dependent oxidoreductase → MSDASHDNLFDVAVIGGGLAGLSLAIQMADQGARAIVFEKQTYPFHKVCGEYVSMESWDFLKRLGLPLDTWELPRITRLNISSASGNTLSRELPLGGFGVSRHRLDHALAELARTRGVTVLESCRVDDVSYVEDYLTIETGLGTFRARVVAGAFGKRSNLDRKLKRQYQATVHAPEVNYVGVKYHVEADIPPDLIELHSFRDGYCGISRIEEGKSCMCYLTAAHNLREFRGNIRKMEENVLAQNPFLSEYFHKNRFLFPEPVTVSQVRIGSKPAVDNHIMMIGDAAGFVAPLSGNGMSMALRSAYLLSGPLQEFLDGRINRMQLEHQHATMWRRHFGMRIRFSRYLQRILGRECLTETAISALNLFPFAVKPMVRMTHGRPF
- a CDS encoding methyltransferase domain-containing protein, which encodes MTRFTFAERSSEAELLDAPDIPADLLHRNLRELHMINERLGGHAITMHGLEQLIQPGRRRYHIADLGCGGGDTLRAMADWGRRRKLFFRLTGVDINSDAIHFLKQHCQEYPEIKAVQADYRNYLSNGPEVDIIHCALFCHHLTDEENIELLQYMHRHARVGFIINDLHRHPLAYYGIKALTRMLGGSSLVRNDAPLSVLRSFRYDELKSLLERAGIKHYFIRWKWAFRYLVIVPS